CGCCGAATTGTCTCACGAAGCGGGTCTCGACGGAATCGTCTGCTCGGGTCAGGAAATGAAGGCGGTCCACGACCAGTGGAAGGACGGCTTCTTCGTCGTTCCCGGCCTGCGCCCGGCAGGCAGCGCCGTGGGCGACCAGAAACGCGTCGTCACCCCGCGCCAGGCGCGCGACGATGGCGCCAGCGTGCTGGTGATCGGCCGACCGATCAGCCGCGCCGAGGACCCCGCGCAGGCCGCGCGTGATATCGAAGCGACGCTCTAGGACACCTCATGTCGGTTCAGATCAAGATTTGCGGGCTCTCGACGCCCGAAACCGTGGACGCCGCGATCGAAGCGGGCGCGACGCATATCGGGCTCGTGCATTACGAACCCTCTCCGCGGCATGTCGCGCTCGACCAGGCCCGGGAACTGCGTGAGCGGGCCCGCGGCAAAGCCAAGGCGGTGCTGCTGCTGGTCAATGCCGATCCCGAGCTGACCGGGCGCGCGCTCAACGCGATCCAGCCCGACGTCATCCAGTTCCACGGGAGCGAGACGCCCCAGTGGATCGGCGGCATACGCCGGAGCCTGTCCTATGAAGTGTGGAAGGCAGTCGGGCTGAAAGACGCGGGCACGCTGACCCGCAGCGAGAAATATATCGGCAT
This genomic window from Qipengyuania sp. HL-TH1 contains:
- a CDS encoding phosphoribosylanthranilate isomerase; protein product: MSVQIKICGLSTPETVDAAIEAGATHIGLVHYEPSPRHVALDQARELRERARGKAKAVLLLVNADPELTGRALNAIQPDVIQFHGSETPQWIGGIRRSLSYEVWKAVGLKDAGTLTRSEKYIGMVDRLLFDAPAKKLPGGNGTAFDWSLLAGHNHQIDWALAGGLTADNVAEAIRATQAPLVDTSSGVESAPGVKDPQRIADFCRAVRSA